From the Leptospira biflexa serovar Patoc strain 'Patoc 1 (Paris)' genome, one window contains:
- a CDS encoding DUF1501 domain-containing protein, whose protein sequence is MDRKEFLQKSILSLGMGSFLFSQNPFISLRAEDEEKEPESISLPSKVKSVIFIEMMGGMSHVDTLDPKPNSAFSKVNASISGLSVLEPFSLTAKQLHSIGIIRSTWSEEGDHGFAQMLLGTGYRMTEAMGFPDIPHFGSVIAYAKKAKVKSSYFPSYVTIGGRGGKNGNSGFLGINYSGYHVGNVDEPIQHLNPSYGKFSEERILRRKDLVSFMNEEFSKSFPTKEAMHWKKMLTASEEFRNSKDIDSFRISLEDEKTRARYGTTWQGKAMLLARRLAKQEVPFIHISIGGWDTHTGNKAQITKIMKETDMGIAALLEDLNQTGLIKQTLFVLTSEFGRTPDVGSRDGRDHHPKIWSTLIGGGPFQKGFVWGETDELGAKATKPNEAVHVRDLVATIYKAAGVDPDGELINSFGRPFLLTTKKAKPIEGLF, encoded by the coding sequence ATGGACCGCAAAGAATTTTTACAAAAATCAATCTTAAGCCTTGGGATGGGATCTTTTTTATTTTCCCAAAATCCATTTATTTCCCTTCGCGCAGAAGATGAGGAAAAAGAACCAGAATCCATTTCCCTTCCTTCCAAAGTGAAGTCTGTGATTTTCATCGAGATGATGGGGGGAATGAGTCATGTGGACACACTTGACCCAAAACCAAATAGTGCATTTTCCAAAGTGAATGCAAGTATTTCGGGTCTTTCCGTACTGGAACCATTTTCACTTACCGCCAAACAACTGCATTCGATTGGGATCATTAGGTCCACTTGGAGTGAAGAGGGGGATCATGGTTTTGCTCAAATGTTACTGGGAACAGGCTACCGTATGACAGAAGCCATGGGATTTCCAGACATTCCTCATTTTGGATCCGTTATCGCTTATGCTAAAAAAGCAAAAGTCAAATCATCGTATTTTCCAAGTTATGTGACAATTGGTGGCAGAGGTGGAAAAAATGGAAACTCTGGTTTTTTAGGAATTAATTATTCTGGTTATCATGTAGGCAATGTCGATGAACCCATCCAACACTTAAACCCATCTTATGGTAAGTTTTCAGAAGAACGAATCTTACGGAGAAAGGATTTGGTTTCGTTTATGAACGAAGAATTTTCTAAATCATTTCCAACCAAAGAAGCAATGCATTGGAAAAAAATGTTAACAGCCTCCGAAGAATTTCGTAACTCAAAAGACATTGATAGTTTTCGGATCAGTTTGGAAGATGAAAAAACAAGAGCCCGTTATGGCACCACTTGGCAAGGAAAGGCCATGTTACTTGCAAGACGCCTTGCCAAACAAGAAGTTCCCTTCATTCATATCTCCATTGGGGGATGGGACACTCATACTGGCAACAAAGCACAAATCACAAAAATTATGAAAGAAACGGATATGGGAATTGCTGCTCTCTTAGAGGACTTAAACCAAACCGGCCTCATCAAACAAACGTTATTTGTTTTGACTAGTGAATTTGGAAGGACACCCGATGTTGGATCGAGAGATGGGCGTGACCACCATCCCAAAATTTGGTCCACACTCATAGGCGGTGGTCCCTTTCAAAAGGGTTTTGTATGGGGAGAAACAGACGAACTGGGTGCCAAGGCAACAAAACCAAACGAAGCTGTCCATGTGAGGGACCTCGTTGCTACGATTTACAAGGCGGCAGGTGTGGATCCCGATGGAGAACTGATCAATTCCTTTGGTAGGCCCTTTTTACTCACCACCAAAAAGGCAAAACCTATCGAAGGATTGTTTTGA
- a CDS encoding porin codes for MLQRFRPLLLSPILAIALSFSTFPLISQEKPEASKDQQPPKVAETKEVTSSGKEPSNTNVTNPNPTTTGTVTAPSENKSNWETGLGKGIRGTSNDGKHNIQLRFRSQLQGNQSFQIDPSQDTTNFLVRRTRLQLKAGLFNDTWLVNLQLGFAERDMESQRRNTLRDANIIYNQYRDVKVAFGQMKIPFSRQRWNSSSALQTVDRSSVTAEFNLDRDVGAYLFSEDLFGSKRMFAYYLGVFGGQGRNRVERQTPGVLTVARLTFSPFGGMSKSGSDNDWLSEVDFARYKDPKISFGVSGAYNKNSDRALSTHGTEYSFAKFNYSHAAGDIYFKWMGFSFQYEWLWRRANTAYVERTVSSALSREYSRSGQGHFVQLGYLFTNQYELVVRFGEFRPLGETDPNLKYSREVGGALSYYFAEHNLKWQTDYFYYTGTPTAAEGDHVVRTQIQVFY; via the coding sequence ATGTTACAGCGCTTCCGTCCCCTCCTCCTTTCCCCGATTCTGGCAATTGCCCTATCTTTCTCCACATTTCCCCTGATTTCCCAAGAGAAACCAGAGGCCTCCAAAGACCAACAACCACCCAAGGTTGCTGAAACAAAGGAGGTGACCTCATCTGGAAAGGAACCATCGAATACAAATGTTACAAACCCAAATCCGACAACCACAGGGACTGTCACTGCGCCATCCGAAAACAAATCCAATTGGGAAACGGGTCTTGGGAAAGGGATCCGTGGGACTTCAAATGACGGGAAACACAATATCCAACTTCGGTTTCGATCCCAACTGCAAGGGAACCAAAGTTTCCAAATTGATCCATCCCAAGACACAACCAACTTCCTTGTAAGAAGGACAAGACTCCAATTGAAGGCGGGCCTTTTCAACGATACCTGGCTTGTGAACTTACAATTGGGTTTTGCAGAACGGGATATGGAAAGCCAAAGGCGTAATACCTTACGGGATGCCAATATCATCTACAACCAATACCGCGATGTAAAAGTTGCTTTTGGACAAATGAAAATTCCATTTAGCAGGCAACGTTGGAATTCATCGAGTGCCTTACAAACGGTGGATCGGTCTTCGGTCACTGCTGAATTTAACTTAGATCGTGATGTGGGAGCTTACCTTTTTTCAGAGGATCTATTTGGCAGCAAACGAATGTTTGCTTATTATTTAGGAGTTTTTGGTGGCCAAGGCCGTAACCGAGTCGAAAGACAAACTCCAGGTGTTTTGACTGTTGCTCGATTGACCTTTTCTCCTTTTGGTGGGATGTCAAAATCAGGTTCGGATAATGATTGGTTGTCTGAGGTTGATTTTGCTCGTTACAAAGATCCAAAAATTTCCTTCGGTGTCTCAGGAGCTTATAACAAAAACTCAGACAGAGCTTTGAGTACACATGGTACTGAATATAGTTTTGCAAAATTCAACTATAGTCATGCGGCAGGTGATATTTATTTCAAATGGATGGGATTCTCCTTTCAATATGAATGGTTGTGGCGTAGAGCAAACACGGCTTATGTGGAAAGAACCGTAAGTTCTGCACTTTCGAGAGAATATTCTCGAAGTGGGCAAGGCCATTTTGTCCAACTTGGGTATTTGTTTACCAACCAATATGAATTAGTGGTTCGATTTGGTGAATTTAGGCCACTCGGAGAAACTGATCCCAATTTGAAGTATTCTCGTGAAGTGGGAGGAGCCTTGTCCTATTATTTTGCCGAACACAATCTCAAGTGGCAAACCGATTATTTTTATTATACCGGTACCCCAACCGCTGCAGAAGGGGATCATGTAGTCCGAACTCAAATACAGGTATTTTATTAA
- the gmd gene encoding GDP-mannose 4,6-dehydratase encodes MKKALITGITGQDGSYLAELLLQKGYEVHGIVRRTSLFNRNRIEQLHGNPNLFLHYGDLTDSSNLNRILEKIQPSEIYNLAAQSHVQVSFEVPEYTAEVDAVGTLRILDAIKQTGISSRFYQASTSELYGLVQEVPQTEKTPFYPRSPYAVAKLYAYWAVVNYREAYNLHASNGILFNHESPRRGETFVTRKITLGVSAVKAGKLPFITMGNIDSKRDWGYAPDYVEMMWMMLQQDKPDDYVVATNETHTVREFIEESYKIAGYEVVWEGKEDNEIGKDKKTGQVLVKIDPKYYRPTEVELLIGNPEKAKRQLGWEPKVKFKELVKIMMEADLKAQGF; translated from the coding sequence ATGAAAAAAGCACTCATCACGGGAATCACGGGCCAAGATGGTTCCTACTTAGCAGAACTCCTCCTCCAAAAAGGATACGAAGTCCATGGTATCGTTCGTAGAACGAGTTTGTTCAATCGCAATCGGATTGAACAACTCCACGGAAACCCAAACCTATTTTTGCACTATGGGGACCTTACCGATTCATCCAATTTGAATCGAATCTTAGAAAAAATCCAACCATCCGAAATTTACAATTTGGCGGCACAGTCCCATGTTCAGGTTTCGTTTGAAGTGCCAGAATATACGGCAGAAGTTGATGCTGTAGGAACTTTAAGGATCTTAGATGCCATCAAACAAACAGGCATTAGCTCAAGGTTCTACCAAGCTTCTACTTCTGAGTTGTATGGTCTTGTACAAGAAGTGCCACAAACAGAAAAAACTCCATTTTACCCACGTTCCCCTTATGCTGTCGCAAAACTCTATGCCTACTGGGCAGTTGTGAACTATCGTGAAGCTTACAATTTACATGCATCCAATGGAATTTTATTCAACCATGAATCTCCAAGACGTGGTGAAACCTTTGTCACTCGTAAAATCACTCTCGGTGTTTCTGCCGTCAAAGCAGGAAAACTTCCTTTCATCACAATGGGAAACATTGATTCCAAACGAGATTGGGGTTATGCACCAGATTATGTTGAGATGATGTGGATGATGTTACAACAAGACAAACCTGATGATTATGTTGTTGCTACCAATGAAACACATACAGTTCGCGAATTCATCGAAGAATCTTATAAGATTGCAGGTTATGAAGTGGTATGGGAAGGCAAAGAAGACAATGAAATTGGAAAGGACAAAAAAACTGGCCAAGTTCTAGTCAAAATTGATCCAAAATACTACCGACCTACAGAAGTAGAACTTCTCATTGGAAATCCAGAGAAGGCAAAACGTCAGTTAGGTTGGGAGCCAAAAGTAAAGTTCAAAGAACTTGTCAAAATTATGATGGAAGCGGACTTAAAGGCACAAGGATTTTAG